AGCTCAAAATACCCAAGTAACTAGAGAAAAAATTTCTAAATTAAAAAATGAGATTAATAGAGAGTTGTATCAAAAATATTATGGAGAAATTTTCTTCAATATAGAGTATCTAGCTCTTACTGGAGATGATTTAGGATTAAAATTTAGTAAAAAATATGCTGAAATAAATGATTTATTAGCAGAGGGAAAAAGATTAAAATTTTTAAAAGAGGTAGTAGAGTTACCAGTATTAGATGAAGAAATTAATGAGATGAAGAGTGTACAACAGTGTAAAATCTGTGGAAAAAGATTGGTAGAGAAAGGTAATATATGTGAGTATTGTTTGAAAGATTTTCAACTGGGAGAGTTATTACCAAAACTAAGAAAAGTAGCCTTTTATAAAGGGGATAGTGATGTAGTTGGAGATATAGAGATATTAGGAGTAAAGTGTAAATTATATAAAGATGAGGAAATAGAGGGAAAACCATTTTTAGTACAAGAGTATGAAGAGGATATAAGAGGAGATTATCCTTGGGTAAGAGAGTATTACGGTGGATATACTCCTATTGATTCAAAAGGGAACTCTATATCTTTTGAAGAGATAGCTCAATTGTCATCTTCTAAAAATTTAGGAATACTTAAGGGAGATGTAGATAATTTAGGGCTTATAATGGCTTATGGATTAAAGATAGATGATGTAGATGGAGAGGAGAAAAAAGTAAAAGATATAACTTCTATATCAAGAGTAGCCACAGTGAGTAGAATGTTTGATAGTTTTTTCTCATATTGGTTGAAAGAGAAAATAAAATATGAAAATGAAAGCTATATAGTTTATTCTGGGGGAGATGATTTTATGATAGTAGGAGCTTGGGATAAATTAATTGATACAGCTAAAGAGATAAGAGAGAGTTTTAGAAAGTTTGTAAGAGATAATGAAAACATTACTCTTACTTGTGGAGTAGTTCTTACTAAAGCAAAAGCTCCTTTGTTTTATGGGGTAAAAACTGTACAGGAAGCAGAAGAATTTGGAAAAAATTCTGGAAAGAATGGAATAGTTCTATTTGATACCTATATACCTTGGGATAGATTTTATGAGGTAGATAGAGTAATCAATTTTATAGATGAGAATATGAAGAGTGGCTTGTTTAGTCAGAGCTTTGTATATAGACTTTTAAGATATACAGAGATGGCTAGAAAATATAGTGAAAGTAAAAATGGAAAATATTTAAAATATATTTCAGATTTTACTTATGATATAGGTAGAAATATTAGCAAGAAATTAAAAAATCCTAGTAGTGATGAAAGAATTATCTTTTTAAGTAGATATTTTGGAATGGAATCTATACAATCTAGAGAGAAACAAAGGTTTTTATCTGAGTATATGAAAGTAGTATTAAACTATGTAGTAAGAAAAAATAGGGGAGGTTCAGATGTTTAATAATAAGGGATTTGATAATAGAAGTAGAGGAAATAGTAGAGGTTATGATAATCCAGAGCCAGTAGTTTTTGAATTTTCAAAATTAGGGTTTCTTGACAATAAGGGAAATTTAAGAGAAGAGTTAATGACAACAGAAGCTGAAAATATAGCAAAAAGTTTTGAGAGAGTGAGTACAGCTCAGCTTAGAGCTTTCTTTAATGAGATAAAAGCTCTAAAAAATAGATTAGAAAATAATGATAATAATGAGCATTTTGAAAGAATTTATCCATTTATTTTAATGATAAAGTCAAAAGTTCAATATAGAATAGCTAAAGATAAAAAATTAGAACCATTAAAAAATTTCCTTTATGCTGGAATAGAGGAGATACAGAAACAGAATAAAGTTGGAAAAGGAAAGGAAGCTTTTGAAAATTTTGCAATATTTTTTGAAACAATAGTAGGATATGCATATAAAGGATAGGGGGTAAAGAGTTATGAGATTAAAGAGTATAAAAAAGATAGATGGAATAATAGAGTTACTTACTGGAACAAGAGTGGGAGGAAGTTCTGATACGATAGAGATAGGTGGAAATGACTCTCCAATAGTTAGAAATCCATTGAATAATGAGTCATATATTCCTGGTTCTTCTCTAAAAGGAAAGATGAGAATGTTTATGGAATGGGTAGAGGGAAAAATAGATGAAAATGGAAATGTACATAGTTGTACAACACCAGAATGTCCAATATGTAGAGTCTTTGGAAGAGGAGCAGGAGATAGTGAGATAGCAAAATCAGGACCTACTAGAATTTCAGTAAAAGATGCATATTTAACTGAAGAGAGTAGAGAGATATTAGAAAAGTTAAGAGAAAAAGTCGGATTTGATACAGAGTGGAAATATGAGAATAATATCAACAGACTTACTTCAAAGGCAACTCCTAGAAATTCAGAAAGAATACCAGCAGGAATAAAGTTTGAATTTTCAATTTCATATAAAGTATTTGATATGAATGACAATGGAAAATTAGATGAAGAACTTTTTGAAAAAGTTGTACTAAAAGGATTGAAAACTTTATTAATTGAGGGAATTGGTGGAGGAGTATCTCGTGGAAATGGACAGATAAGATTTGTAAAGCTAGATGTAGATGGAGAGTCTTATATAGATAAGATAGAAAATATTTCTATTAGATAGGAGGAGTTATGTATCAAACATATTTGTGGAATATAAAACCTCTCTCTTCATATATGACACCTTGGCAAAGTGATACTATCTATGGACATTTTTTTTGGGGAGTAGCACTTCTTGAGGGAGAAGATGAGCTAAAAAAAATCTTAGCTGAGTTTGAAAAAAATAATCCACCATTTATTGTATCTGATGGATTTGTAGATAATAGGCTTCCTATGATAAGTAAGAGAGTAATAAAAAATAGTGAAGTAGAGAGAATGGCAGTAGAAAAAAATGAAAGTATAATAGATATAGCTACAAAAATAAAGAGATTAAAAAAGGTTTCAACTATATCTTTGGAGTTATTTAATAAACTTAGAAAAAAAGAGAACGATATTGTAGAGTTAGTAGATGAAATATTAGACGACAACAGTAAAAATAGAGGGATTATCTCTATTGAAAATACTCATAATAGGATTGATAGACTCTCTGGAAGTACAGGAGAGAATGCTATATTCTCTTTGAAAGAAAATTTTGTGGCTGAAAATATATTTATCTATATAAAAGTAAGAGGGGATTATCCAATAAATAAATTGGAAAAGATATTAAGGTTTGTAGAAGAGAATGGCTTTGGAAAAAAAGTAAGTATAGGAAAAGGAGCTTTTAAAACAGAAAGTTTTGAGAGATTTGATGGGTTTGAAAAAATAAGTGGAAATGGTTTCATCTCTCTATCAAATTATATTCCTAAAGAGGAAGATTATGAGTATGTAGAAAATTCTCTTGTTTTAATAAAGAGAGGAAAGGTAGCTAATCTCTATGGAGATGAGGGAAATCCTTTTAAAAAACCATTCTCTTGTTTTAGAGCAGGAGCTATATTTAGAGGAAAGAGTAGTGGAATAAAAGGTAGAGTTTTAACTAATCTACATAGAAAAAAGATTATTCAAGTAGGAATACCTTTTATTGTTGAGGTGGAATTATGATAAGAAAAGATATAGAAAAAATAGAGTGTACAATAATGCCACTGACAGATATTCATATAGGAAGTGGAATAGATTTAGCTTCATATGAGTATGTAATAAAAGATGGAGTATTTTATAGAATAGATTTAGGAGAGATATTTTATAATTTTCCTGAGGATATGAGATTAAAACTTACAGAATTGATGGAAGAAAATAACATTATTAAAATAAGAAAATATATTAAGGATAATTACAAGGTAGAATATGGATATTCATATAGTTGTGAAGTAGCTGATGATGTAAATGAGTTATATGAAGAGAAAATTGGTGGAGCTAGGAATTCTAATGATGAAAACTCTTTAACTATATCTGAATTTATAGGAAATTATAGAGGAAAGTATATTCCAGGGAGTAGTATAAAGGGGAGTATAAGAAATGCATATATTGGAGATAACTTTCAAGGTAGTTATGAGATAATGAGAAATAAAAAGATAAATACAGCTCCTTTTATAATTGCAAAGGAAAAAGAGTATTTAGCTAGAAAAATAGAAGCAGAAGCTTTAGGGTTGAAAGAGCTAGAACCTAAATTTGACCCTTTTAAAAATTTGCAAGTTACAGATAGTGAAATTTCAAAAGATATGTTGAAAATTGTAAAAGTTGAGAGGGTAAATTTAAAAAAAGATAAAATAAATGTACCTATGGGAAATCATGAAATGATGAGAGGGTATCTATTAAGTAGAGATAAAAAAAGTTTAAAGTTTAAGATTAATATATCAGAACTTTCTTTTGATAGGGAGAGTGAAATAAAATATAGAAATCTTTCCCAAAATAAAAAAGGAGAGACTATAATAGAAGAACTTAACAAAGAGTTATATGTGGATTCAGTACTTTTTCCAGCTTTGAGGGAAAAATCTAACAAAGTACTTGAAGAGGATTTGAAATTTTTTAAGGAAGCAAAAAATCTTATAGGAATAAAAGCTTGTGAAGAGATAAAAAATTATTCTGCTACTTTAAAAGAGAATGAAGTATTAATAAAGTTTGGAAAGGGAGCAGGATTTAATTCTACTACTTTAAATTTATTTAATAGAAATAAAAAAGATGTTTTTACAAGAGTTATGGCTGAAGGATATCCAGTAGGTTGGGCAGTATTATCTTATAACGAGGAGTAGATATGATTTGTAGTTTTACTATATATTTGAAACCACTATCTTTTGGAGAAAAAATAAAAAAATATAAAAATTATGATTATTTTATTAAAGAATTAAAAATTGAATTTACAGATAAAGAACTTAAAAAGGTAGTGATAACTAATTTTTTAACTAAGGATAATTATATAGAGGATAAAAAATATTCTATAAAAATAAGTGCACTAGATAGTGGAATTTTAATAAAACTATTTCAATTCTTTTTTCTAAAAAAAATAGGAGAAGAGAGAATAAAAATAGGAGAGACGGAGTTTGCTATCTTAAATATTTATAATAGTAATAAATATGCTAGACAACTAAATGAAGAGAGTGATATTGAGATTAGCGAAGATAGATTGAGAGTAAAAATAATAACTCCAATATTTTTTAAGATAGGAAATAGATTTATAGCTACAAATGATATCAATTTAATTTTAAAAAATATAGAAAAAAAGTTAAAAAACAGTAATATTTTAGATATAGAAGATTATTTAGGAATATCAAAATATAGTAGTAAGATAGAGATGTTAGAAGATTATAGTAGAGAAGTAAAAATAGAAAAGGAAGTAGTAGGAAAAGTTGGAGAGATAATATATGATATTTCTTCACTGGATGATAAGGAGAAAAGAGAAGTAATATTTTTATTAAAGTTTGCTTTTTTCTCTGGAATAGGATATATGACAGAAAAAGGTTATGGACAGATAGAAATGATATAAAAATGTTGCTTTTAAAAGAAAAATAAAGTAGAATATAGAAAACGGAATGAGGGGAAAAAGGATAAAATTCCTCTCAATCCCTTTCTAATAGATGATTAGAAAAGACGAAGTAGATATAAAAATAAAGTTTTATAGAATGAAAAAGAGTCGAAAATTAATAAAAATTAAGGGAAATTAACGAAAGAAAAAATAGTTGGAAGTAAGGGAAAAAGATAGATTGAGTTAAAAATATAGGGTTAAAAGATAAGACCAGTAACAATAAGGATTGAAACATTATTCATATTATCACCTTATTTTATATATAGTTCAATGTTAAAAGATAAGACCAGTAACAATAAGGATTGAAACTTCTCTAATTGAGAACTTCCTTTAAGAGCTGTCATATCTGTACGTTAAAAGATAAGACCAGTAACAATAAGGATTGAAACTAAATATGTTTTACTATCTAGATACAAACCTATGCTTATTTCTTGTTAAAAGATAAGACCAGTAACAATAAGGATTGAAACCATCAGTCTTGATATGGAAATACTTAAGTAAGAAATATCTCTCTGTTAAAAGATAAGACCAGTAACAATAAGGATTGAAAATAGGGGGGATAAGAGATGAAAAAAGTGTGGGGGATGTATTTCAGTGGAACTGGAACTACTGAAAAAGTAGTAAAGAGGATAGCTAATACTCTAGGAGAAAAATTGGGAGTAGAGAGAGAAAATATTGATTTTACATCAAAGAGTGCAAGGGAGAAAGAGTATATCTTTTCAAAAGAGGATATAGTAGTTTTTGGTGTGCCAGTTATAGCAGGGAGAGTTCCAAATCTTTTACTAAAATTTTTAGATACAATAAGAGGAGAGGGAGCTTTAGCGGTACCAATAGTACTATTTGGAAATAGAAATTATGATGATGCTCTAATAGAGTTGAGAGATATATTGTTAAAAGATGGATTTTTTGTAGTAGGAGCTGGAGCCTTTGTAGGAGAACATTCATTTTCTAGAGAGTTAGGAAAGGGTAGACCAGATAGAGAAGATTTAGAAATAGCAGATATTTTAGCTGAAAAAGTAATTGAGAATATGGAGAATAAAAAATACCTTTCAGAAAAACTGTATGTAAAAGGGGAGAGTCCATATAGATGGTATTATCAACCGAGAGATTCTAAAGGAAATCCAATAGATATTAGAAAGGTAAAACCAAAAACAAATATGGAGTTATGTAATAATTGTGGATTATGTGTAGAACTTTGTCCACTGGGTTCTATTGAAAAAGAAAGAGTTGATGTAGTCAGTGGTATATGTGTGAAGTGTTGTGCCTGTATAAAAAAATGTCCTCAAGGGGCTAAGTATTTTGATGATAAGAATTTTATATATCATAAAGAGGAGCTAGAACTTGAGTATAGCAGAAGGGCAAAAGTAGAGATATTTTATTAAAAAAGGAACAAGAGTAAATTGTTTAAGAGAGTTTACTCTTGTTTTTTTATTGTAAAACTCAACAAAACATGATATAATACTTGAGTAAAAAAATCAAGAATAAAAAGGAAAATAATGAAAAGAGTTATAATAGGAGTGTTGATAATGATAAATACAATTACAAATAGTTATGGTAAAGAGTTAGCTTATCAAATAATTTCACAAGAAAAAGCAAAAGAGATGATGGAAGAGAATAATAATTATATTATTCTGGATGTGAGAACAGATTGGGAGTATAAAATGGGGCATATAGCTGGAGCTATTAATATTCCCAACGAAGAGATAGGACATCAAGAGATAGAGGAACTCCCAGATAAAAATCAACCTATCTTGGTATATTGTAGAAGTGGACATAGAAGTAAACAAGCTTCAAGTAAATTAGCAGTGTTAGGATATAAAAATATCTATGAGTTTGGTGGAGTAATAACTTGGGAATATGGTTTGGTAGAGTGAAAAAATATTTTCTTAAATAAATAGAATAAAAAATAATTGACCAATTGTATATTATATTGTATAATTAAAAGAAATAATATACAAGGAGTGGGTTATGAAAAAAATAGTAAAATTATTTGTAATAATAATGGTTATAGTATTAGCTGGATGTAGTAATACTGAAACTCAAGAACCACCAAGACAGAGAACAACTGGAGAGAAAGTTGCTTTGGTGACAGAGTTTATTATAGATAACGCTATATACAATGGCTATGATTTAGGATTTGGAAGAGAAATCATAAAAAGTAAATCTGTTAGCCAAAGTGATAGTGTTACTACTACAGGAATAGATGCTTCTGGAAACTTAAATACACATACAACAACAAAAACTACTACTAAAACTAAGAGCAAGGGAGCAGGTTTTGGTATAGGAATAGGAGATTATTAAAAAAACTGAGAAAATTCTCAGTTTTTTTCAA
Above is a window of Fusobacterium mortiferum ATCC 9817 DNA encoding:
- the cas10 gene encoding type III-A CRISPR-associated protein Cas10/Csm1, with the translated sequence MVRLQDDKERVILGGLLHDIGKFIGRSEKYMSQCHIGKKHPHLSWWFIKFLEEKKVIEEDRVLEELVLKHHEGNFFSEDINVAGLEDKYLRRLAYIVARADNYSSAERNEDEMKMRPFTKVPLDSIFGNIDIGRGKDRESKKRYKLKEFLFGNIFPMEFEENSQEELNLLIEKFLKEVEKIETESFKVLYTTLLELIRKYCWSIPSDTQKEICDLSLYDHLKTTSAISLATYNYVKDLRGSIEKATDADIKNAKLKDYFLLIAGDISGIQNYIFNLESTEGAGKRIRFRSFFIKIFTNMIAYKIIEELDLEVGNIIISSSGKFYILAQNTQVTREKISKLKNEINRELYQKYYGEIFFNIEYLALTGDDLGLKFSKKYAEINDLLAEGKRLKFLKEVVELPVLDEEINEMKSVQQCKICGKRLVEKGNICEYCLKDFQLGELLPKLRKVAFYKGDSDVVGDIEILGVKCKLYKDEEIEGKPFLVQEYEEDIRGDYPWVREYYGGYTPIDSKGNSISFEEIAQLSSSKNLGILKGDVDNLGLIMAYGLKIDDVDGEEKKVKDITSISRVATVSRMFDSFFSYWLKEKIKYENESYIVYSGGDDFMIVGAWDKLIDTAKEIRESFRKFVRDNENITLTCGVVLTKAKAPLFYGVKTVQEAEEFGKNSGKNGIVLFDTYIPWDRFYEVDRVINFIDENMKSGLFSQSFVYRLLRYTEMARKYSESKNGKYLKYISDFTYDIGRNISKKLKNPSSDERIIFLSRYFGMESIQSREKQRFLSEYMKVVLNYVVRKNRGGSDV
- the csm2 gene encoding type III-A CRISPR-associated protein Csm2, which codes for MFNNKGFDNRSRGNSRGYDNPEPVVFEFSKLGFLDNKGNLREELMTTEAENIAKSFERVSTAQLRAFFNEIKALKNRLENNDNNEHFERIYPFILMIKSKVQYRIAKDKKLEPLKNFLYAGIEEIQKQNKVGKGKEAFENFAIFFETIVGYAYKG
- the csm3 gene encoding type III-A CRISPR-associated RAMP protein Csm3; protein product: MRLKSIKKIDGIIELLTGTRVGGSSDTIEIGGNDSPIVRNPLNNESYIPGSSLKGKMRMFMEWVEGKIDENGNVHSCTTPECPICRVFGRGAGDSEIAKSGPTRISVKDAYLTEESREILEKLREKVGFDTEWKYENNINRLTSKATPRNSERIPAGIKFEFSISYKVFDMNDNGKLDEELFEKVVLKGLKTLLIEGIGGGVSRGNGQIRFVKLDVDGESYIDKIENISIR
- the csm4 gene encoding type III-A CRISPR-associated RAMP protein Csm4, with protein sequence MYQTYLWNIKPLSSYMTPWQSDTIYGHFFWGVALLEGEDELKKILAEFEKNNPPFIVSDGFVDNRLPMISKRVIKNSEVERMAVEKNESIIDIATKIKRLKKVSTISLELFNKLRKKENDIVELVDEILDDNSKNRGIISIENTHNRIDRLSGSTGENAIFSLKENFVAENIFIYIKVRGDYPINKLEKILRFVEENGFGKKVSIGKGAFKTESFERFDGFEKISGNGFISLSNYIPKEEDYEYVENSLVLIKRGKVANLYGDEGNPFKKPFSCFRAGAIFRGKSSGIKGRVLTNLHRKKIIQVGIPFIVEVEL
- the csm5 gene encoding type III-A CRISPR-associated RAMP protein Csm5, yielding MIRKDIEKIECTIMPLTDIHIGSGIDLASYEYVIKDGVFYRIDLGEIFYNFPEDMRLKLTELMEENNIIKIRKYIKDNYKVEYGYSYSCEVADDVNELYEEKIGGARNSNDENSLTISEFIGNYRGKYIPGSSIKGSIRNAYIGDNFQGSYEIMRNKKINTAPFIIAKEKEYLARKIEAEALGLKELEPKFDPFKNLQVTDSEISKDMLKIVKVERVNLKKDKINVPMGNHEMMRGYLLSRDKKSLKFKINISELSFDRESEIKYRNLSQNKKGETIIEELNKELYVDSVLFPALREKSNKVLEEDLKFFKEAKNLIGIKACEEIKNYSATLKENEVLIKFGKGAGFNSTTLNLFNRNKKDVFTRVMAEGYPVGWAVLSYNEE
- the cas6 gene encoding CRISPR system precrRNA processing endoribonuclease RAMP protein Cas6, coding for MICSFTIYLKPLSFGEKIKKYKNYDYFIKELKIEFTDKELKKVVITNFLTKDNYIEDKKYSIKISALDSGILIKLFQFFFLKKIGEERIKIGETEFAILNIYNSNKYARQLNEESDIEISEDRLRVKIITPIFFKIGNRFIATNDINLILKNIEKKLKNSNILDIEDYLGISKYSSKIEMLEDYSREVKIEKEVVGKVGEIIYDISSLDDKEKREVIFLLKFAFFSGIGYMTEKGYGQIEMI
- a CDS encoding EFR1 family ferrodoxin (N-terminal region resembles flavodoxins. C-terminal ferrodoxin region binds two 4Fe-4S clusters.), which gives rise to MKKVWGMYFSGTGTTEKVVKRIANTLGEKLGVERENIDFTSKSAREKEYIFSKEDIVVFGVPVIAGRVPNLLLKFLDTIRGEGALAVPIVLFGNRNYDDALIELRDILLKDGFFVVGAGAFVGEHSFSRELGKGRPDREDLEIADILAEKVIENMENKKYLSEKLYVKGESPYRWYYQPRDSKGNPIDIRKVKPKTNMELCNNCGLCVELCPLGSIEKERVDVVSGICVKCCACIKKCPQGAKYFDDKNFIYHKEELELEYSRRAKVEIFY
- a CDS encoding rhodanese-like domain-containing protein gives rise to the protein MINTITNSYGKELAYQIISQEKAKEMMEENNNYIILDVRTDWEYKMGHIAGAINIPNEEIGHQEIEELPDKNQPILVYCRSGHRSKQASSKLAVLGYKNIYEFGGVITWEYGLVE
- a CDS encoding lipoprotein, which translates into the protein MKKIVKLFVIIMVIVLAGCSNTETQEPPRQRTTGEKVALVTEFIIDNAIYNGYDLGFGREIIKSKSVSQSDSVTTTGIDASGNLNTHTTTKTTTKTKSKGAGFGIGIGDY